In Hymenobacter gelipurpurascens, one DNA window encodes the following:
- a CDS encoding ABA4-like family protein has translation MALTPDLLFSLANFVAMLGWALLLLAPRWRGTRQVVLSGALPLVLAVAYTLLIGSHYLGPHTSEGGFSSLAEVAALFRSPWALLAGWVHYLCFDMSIGIWETLDARRRGVPHLLLVPCLLLTFLFGPVGLLLYSLVRRFYACEVAAPVSAATP, from the coding sequence ATGGCACTCACCCCCGACCTGCTGTTTTCCTTAGCCAATTTTGTAGCAATGCTGGGTTGGGCCTTGCTGCTGCTGGCCCCGCGCTGGCGTGGCACCCGGCAAGTAGTGCTCAGTGGCGCATTGCCCTTGGTGCTGGCAGTGGCCTACACCCTTTTGATCGGGTCACACTACCTGGGGCCGCACACTTCCGAAGGCGGATTTAGCTCCTTAGCAGAGGTTGCGGCCCTGTTCCGCAGCCCGTGGGCGCTGCTGGCCGGCTGGGTGCATTACTTATGCTTTGATATGAGCATCGGTATTTGGGAAACCCTCGATGCCCGCCGGCGCGGCGTACCACACCTGCTGCTGGTGCCGTGCCTGCTGCTCACGTTCCTGTTTGGGCCGGTGGGGCTGTTGCTCTACAGCCTGGTGCGGCGCTTCTACGCCTGCGAAGTTGCTGCTCCGGTTTCCGCTGCCACGCCCTAA
- a CDS encoding sensor histidine kinase has translation MVTNLPKPQLFQIIKGLRLTVKTKIWMTVTSIVLLFSFFVLFYLPAIQERTLLSNFNKEVQNQANTVALGVKIAMTEQNFEGVQTAMDFVKKDPLLRFVSLLQTDTVWNKTHSSFKINRTVFKTYPDSKQIDVDAISNDSIVVKRTAFSTALMHGEVALAFSTKEIIQSKRQIRITSLFFSFLVFSIGIVIGFGLARNISIPVLKLRDAATKVGRGDLTQRVFSKSRDEIGELGLAFNKMVTDLSAARQELEDRTKELIKEKEKSDDLFEGLNKTLTDLKETQEQLIRQEKLASIGQLTKGLVDRLLNPLNYVNNFAAVSNELLDESKELLAKDVYVQDDHLQHELMPLLSMIEANTEKIQEHGHNMTRIIRSMDKILQIKSDVFVGTTLNSFIDSQLALYRNSINSAQGGISLELMHEPENDCSIKILPAEMNSVIYNIISNAVYSLNEKSIIDKSFQPKIIVKTSVNDQFAEIRIEDNGNGMSDIERQQLFSPFFTTKPTSKGIGLGLFISQDIIKMHKGSISVDTQKDAFTAFTIRLPLSTSAIV, from the coding sequence ATGGTAACTAATTTACCCAAACCACAACTTTTTCAAATTATAAAAGGCTTACGCCTCACGGTCAAGACTAAAATATGGATGACGGTGACTAGTATAGTATTGCTATTTTCCTTCTTCGTTCTATTTTACTTACCCGCAATACAAGAAAGAACACTTCTTAGTAATTTCAATAAGGAAGTGCAAAACCAAGCAAATACTGTTGCGCTTGGCGTTAAAATAGCCATGACTGAACAAAATTTCGAAGGCGTTCAGACTGCTATGGATTTTGTTAAAAAAGACCCCTTGCTCCGATTTGTTAGTTTATTGCAAACCGATACGGTGTGGAATAAGACCCATTCTAGCTTTAAAATAAATAGAACCGTTTTTAAAACGTACCCTGACAGCAAGCAGATTGATGTTGATGCCATATCTAACGACTCAATAGTTGTAAAGCGAACTGCATTCAGCACCGCCCTTATGCACGGGGAAGTTGCTTTGGCTTTTTCCACCAAAGAAATAATTCAAAGCAAAAGACAAATTCGCATCACCTCTTTATTCTTTAGCTTTCTAGTTTTCAGCATAGGTATTGTTATCGGCTTTGGCCTAGCCAGAAATATTTCCATTCCAGTACTAAAACTCCGAGATGCTGCTACAAAGGTGGGCAGAGGCGACCTTACTCAACGAGTATTCAGTAAGTCAAGGGACGAAATAGGCGAACTTGGTTTAGCCTTTAACAAAATGGTCACTGACTTATCGGCGGCTCGTCAGGAGCTAGAAGACAGAACCAAAGAATTGATCAAGGAAAAAGAGAAATCTGATGATTTATTTGAGGGCCTTAATAAAACGCTTACCGATCTAAAAGAAACGCAGGAGCAATTAATTCGGCAAGAAAAATTAGCATCCATTGGTCAGCTTACCAAAGGCCTAGTTGACCGTTTGCTTAATCCGTTAAACTACGTAAACAACTTTGCCGCAGTATCTAATGAGCTATTGGATGAAAGTAAAGAGCTATTAGCTAAAGACGTATACGTACAAGATGACCATCTTCAGCATGAGCTAATGCCATTACTCTCCATGATTGAAGCTAATACGGAAAAGATTCAGGAGCATGGGCATAACATGACGAGAATCATCAGAAGCATGGACAAAATCCTACAGATAAAGTCCGATGTTTTTGTTGGGACTACTCTTAATTCTTTTATAGATAGTCAGCTTGCCTTGTACAGAAACAGTATCAATAGTGCTCAAGGTGGTATTTCACTTGAGTTGATGCACGAACCTGAAAACGACTGCTCTATTAAGATCTTACCAGCAGAAATGAATTCAGTTATTTATAATATTATCAGCAACGCCGTCTATTCTCTAAATGAAAAATCAATTATAGACAAATCATTTCAACCTAAAATCATTGTCAAAACTAGTGTCAATGACCAATTTGCAGAAATAAGAATTGAAGACAATGGCAATGGGATGTCAGATATTGAAAGGCAACAATTATTCTCTCCTTTCTTCACAACCAAGCCTACTTCCAAGGGAATAGGCCTAGGCCTATTCATCAGCCAGGATATTATTAAAATGCACAAGGGAAGCATATCTGTTGACACACAGAAAGATGCATTCACGGCATTTACAATCCGATTACCACTATCAACGTCCGCTATAGTTTAA
- a CDS encoding CPBP family intramembrane glutamic endopeptidase, translated as MSYLTRLPKTELILTILCFALILGIPQVGVIGAFILVFAYIRRSKARPLLLNSMRFVQPLSWLKAIAVSAVLGVAIELFVETLFNPLVEKTTNTPIDLTQVDFKNNIFIYAGWVIVGFILGGLLEEILFRGFLLTRVFALFSNASTGNIIGLLSTSIIFGMCHAYQGWSGVLSTGFIGIILGIVLLIKQNLWYSILTHGFINLTGLTILYLNYYDTLRTLLF; from the coding sequence ATGAGCTACCTCACTAGGTTACCCAAAACCGAGTTGATCCTCACTATCCTTTGCTTTGCCTTAATCCTGGGCATTCCACAGGTTGGAGTAATTGGCGCTTTTATTCTTGTATTTGCCTACATAAGAAGAAGCAAGGCGAGGCCACTTTTGCTCAATTCCATGAGATTTGTGCAACCCCTCAGTTGGTTGAAAGCAATTGCGGTTTCGGCAGTATTAGGTGTGGCAATTGAGTTATTTGTCGAGACTCTTTTTAACCCTCTTGTTGAAAAAACAACTAACACACCGATCGATCTGACTCAAGTCGATTTTAAGAACAATATTTTTATTTACGCAGGCTGGGTTATAGTAGGCTTTATTCTGGGCGGACTTCTGGAGGAAATTTTATTTCGCGGGTTCCTTTTAACGAGGGTATTCGCTCTGTTTTCTAATGCATCAACAGGAAACATAATCGGCTTGCTATCCACCTCCATAATTTTTGGAATGTGCCACGCCTATCAGGGCTGGAGTGGAGTTTTAAGCACGGGTTTTATTGGAATTATTCTGGGCATCGTTTTACTCATTAAACAGAATCTATGGTATTCTATATTGACACATGGGTTTATAAATCTGACCGGCCTTACTATCCTTTATTTAAATTACTATGACACGCTTAGAACATTATTATTTTGA